The genomic window ATCGGCGATCAGATCATCAGCGTGTTCGATGCCGACCGCGATCCGGATCGTGCCGGGACCGATCGACGCCGCTGCCAACTGCTGCTCGTCGAGCTGACGGTGGGTGGAACCGGCCGGGTGCAGGATCAGCGTCTGGGTGCCACCGAGGGAAGCGGCGAGCTTGATCACCCGTACCGAACGCTGGAAATGCAGTCCCGCGTCGAACCCGCCGGCGAGGTCGAAACAAAAAGGCGCCGGGAACCCGGTGATGTAGGTCTCGGCGACCGCATGGCTGGGGTGGTCCGGCGACCCGGTCCACAGCACCCGCTCGACCGCCGGATGGCCGGCGAGGAAGCCCGCGACGCGGGCGACGTTGGCGGCGTGCCGTTCCACCCGCAGCGGCAGGGTCTGGATGCCGCGCAGCGTGAGCCAGGCGGCGAACGGGTCGGCGACCGAACCGAACTCGACCGCGTGCTCCCACACCCGCCGGTGCAGAGCGTCGTCGGCGAAGACCGCGACACCGCCGGTCACGTCGCTGTGCCCGCCGAGGAACTTGGTGACCGAGTGGACGACCACGTCGGCGCCGTGTTCGATCGGCCGGCAGAACAGCGGCGTGACGAACGTGTTGTCGACGATCGTCAGCACCCCGGCGGCCTTCGCGATCGGGGCGAGCACCGGCAGGTCGCTGGAGTGGCCGGTCGGGTTGGCGATGGTCTCCAGGTAGAGGACCCGGGTGCGCGCAGTGATCGCCTGCCGCACCTCGTCCGGGTCGTGGCCGGTCACGAAGGTGACCCCGATGTCGTAGCGGTCGGCCAGGTCACGCAGTTTGGCGTGGGTGCCGCCGTACAGGGTGTGCTGAGCGATCACGTGGTCCCCGGCGCGCAGCAGACCGTGCAGGAGCAGGGAGATCGCGCCCATCCCGGAGGCGGTGGCGATGGCCGCCGTCCCACCCTCCAGACCGGTGACGGCCTCCTCCAGCGCGCGCACGGTCGGATTGGTGAACCGGGAGTACGCGTACCCCCGGTCTGGATGGTTCAGCCCCTCGGCCAGGAGCGCCGGATCGTCGAAGGCGAACGACGACGTCTGGTAGAGCGGGGCGGCGAGCGGTGTGCTGTCCGGGACGGGTACCCGGACGTGGACGGCGCGAGTCTCAGGACGCATGACCCGATCTTGACGCACCGGGCCGCGCCACGGCCCCCCGATGGCGGTCGGCGGGCCGTGGCACGACGTCTTCAGCGGGCCAGCCAGCCCCCGTCGACCGGGATGACCGTGCCGTGCACGTAGCGGGCGGCGTCCGAGGCGAGGAAGACGACCGCGCCTTTCAGGTCGTCGGGCTCGCCCCAGCGGCCGGCCGGGATCCGGTCCAGGATGGCCGCGCTGCGGACCGGGTCGTCACGCAGGGCGGCAGTGTTGTCGGTGGCCATGTAACCGGGAGCGATCGCGTTGACGTTGACCCCCCGCCCGGCCCATTCGTTGGCCAGCGCCTTGGTCAAGCCCAGGATGGCGTGTTTGCTGGCGGTGTAGGCGGGCACCCGGACCCCACCCTGGAACGACAGCATCGACGCGATGTTGATGATCTTCCCGGAACCCTGGGCCAGCATCCGCCGCCCGGCCGCCTGACTGAGCCGGAACGCGGCGTCGACGTTGACGGTAAACACGTCATCCCAGTCGTCATCGGTCACGTCGACGGCGTCGGTGCGGCGGATGATCCCGGCGTTGTTGACCAGGATGTCCAACCGGTCCAGTCCGTCCACATAACCGCGCAGGTCAGCGGTGGCCAGGTCCAGTTCCTTACTGCCGACCGCGATCACCGAGGCGCCCGCTTCGGCCAGGGCGTCCGCGCAGGCCTGGCCGAGACCACGGTTGCCGCCGGTCACCAGGGCCACCCGGCCGTCCAGACGGAAGCTGACCATCAGAGTCCCAGGTTGCGCAGCGTGGGCACGGTCTGGCCGACCCACTTCAGGTCGGTGTCCTCGTGGGCGCCCTGGGTACGCTGGGTTCCGGCGAGGAACCACAGGTAGTACGTGGTGTAGCCGGGCGCGCTGACCACCGTGTGGTAACCCTCGGGCATCATGTGCATGCCGTGGTCCCGGACGGTGAAGTTCTCCTCGTAACCCTCGTCGGTGTAGAGGCGGCAGATCCCGAAGCCACCCTGCGGGGCCACCCGGAAGTAGTACATCTCCTCGTGCGCCGCCTCGGCCGGCAGATCGTCCGTCTTGTGCCGATGCGGCGGGTAGGTGCTCCAGTTACCGGAGGGCGTGAACGTCTCCCCCACGATCAACCGCCGAGCCGGCAGGTCAGGCTGAGCGATCTCGGTCAGGATCTGGTGGAAGTTACGGCCGAAGTTGGCCGCTCCCCACCGCCCTTCGGCGACCTGGTCGGGCGCGATCACGTAGGGCTCGGCATCGAGGTCGCTGGGTGCGCTCGGCAGGGCGATCTCGACATCCGACACCGCCGTGACCGTGACGTCGTGATTGAAGGGAATATAGACGGAGTGGGGCTTCCCCGAGAACACGTCGGCCCGCCCACCGACCGCGTCGAATTCGACCCCGCCGACGGTGAAATCAGCGGTCCCGCCCAGAATCACCGCGAGGATCTCCCGGTCGCCTGAACTTCCCGACCACGACTCCCCCGCCGCGAGCTTCAACAGCTGGAAATCGAGTAGCGAGCACGGGTTGAACGGCAGCGAGTTCAGTCCCTCGGCCGCCGGGATGTTGGTGTGAAACTTGTACTCCATGGATGAAGCTCCTTACCAGGGGTGTTTCCAGCCGGGCCGGGTGACGCGGGCGAGGGCCTCCATGTAGAAGTAGTCCCCCCACAGGTTTCCCTCGTCCACCCCGACGTTCTTGGGTTTGTCGTACACACCGTGCAACAGCAGCGCGTTGGAATCGGGACGCGACACCGTCGAATAGCCCTCGATCAGCGAGTGCAGAATGCGTAGCGCGGCATCTCGATACCGGGTTCCGAGCGCGGGCGCCACCAGAGGTGCGAGTTCCAGCAGCCCGTTGACCGCGATGGCCGCCGCCGAACTGTCCCGTTCCTCATCAACCCCGGAAGCAGCGAAGATCAGGTCCCAATGCGCCACCCCGTCGGCGGGCAGATGCGCGAGGAAATAGTCGGCACACCGGATCGCGGCGGCCAGCAGTGTCGGATCCCCGGTGTACTGGTGATTGAGCGTGAACCCGTAAATTCCCCAAGCCTGCCCCCGCGCCCAGCACGACTCGTCCCCACTGCCCTGCTCGGTCTCGCCCCGCAGCGGTTCGCCGGTGGCCGGATCCCAGTAGAACGTGTGATAGGTCGTGTCGTCCGGCCGCAGCAGATGTTCCCGCAACTGCGCGGCGTGCCGCCGGGCCGCCGCCGCGTACTTCGGATCGCCGCTGGTCCGGCTGGCCCAGAACAGCAACGGTGTGTTCATCAAGCTGTCCACGATGGTGCGGCCCTGCTGGCGTGGATCGGCCAGATCGCCCCAGGCCTGAATGATTCCGGCGGACGGCAGCACCCGCCGGAGCAGGTGGTCGGCGGCGGACAGGGCGGCCCGTTCGGCCTCCGGATCACGGGTCCGGCGCCAGGCGGTCACACACGACAGCGTATAGAGGAAACCGAGGTCGTGCGTGTCCAGATCGATGCCGTGGTCGACGCGGTCCACGAATGAGCGTACGTGGGCGAGCGCCGCTTTCCGGTGTTGCTCCTCGCCACTCAGATCGTGCGCGACCCACAGCATGCCCGGCCAGAAACTGGTGGTCCAGCCGGTGTTCGCGGGACGGGGGGAATAGCGGTCGTCGGTGGTGGTGTCGGCCGGATAGCGTTCCCCGAAGGCCTCGATGTTGGCGTCGATGGTGCGCAGTGCGGCGGTCACCGCGGCTCCGGTCTGGTCGGCGATCGCCGTCATAGCGTCCTTTCGATCAGCGGGTTGAGCGTGAACTTGCTGTTCGCCCAGACGATGTAGATCAGTGGGCTGGCCGCGATGCCGAGTGCCAGGGCCGGTTTCGCCGCCAGCAGGGCCTCGAACAGAGCCAGCACGAACAGTGAGAACAGGCTCAGATACCAGCGCCGTACGCCCAGGAAGAGGCTTACCCGAACGGCGTCGCGCAGCCGGATCCCGGGTTTCTCAGCGAGCGCCACCAGCACGAGAATCGTAGTGACCGCGATCAGTGTCATCGCCACCACGATCACCGGCAGCAGCACCGCGCCGATCGGCCGATCCCAGGCCCACGCCGCGTCGACGCCGAGCACGAGCAGAGCGACGGTTGCCATGGCGCCGGTGGTCAGAGCGGGCCGTGCCGAGGCGCGCCAGGCTTTCCAGAAGGCGCCGACTTCAAGAAGAGAGAGCACGGTGAACGCCGCCACCAGAGCCGGCCCGGCCAGCGGCGCGAACAGCACGAGCAGCGGCCATGTCCGGGACGGGTCGGTGGTCAGCACGATCAGCACCAGCGGCGCGCAGGCGATCGCGAGCAGCAGGTTGGTCATCAGGGCGGTGTACACGCCCTGGAAGATCCGCCAGTGCCTCATCCCTTGAGCCCGGTCGTCGCGACACCTTCGACGAAGTAGCGCTGCCCGAACAGGAAGATCACCACGACCGGCAGGACGGACAGCACCGAGCCGGTCATGATCAGCGCGTACTCGGCGTTGTACTGGCTGATGAACGACTTGAGTCCGAGCTGGATCGTCCACAGGTCGGGGCTGCGCAGGTAGAGCAGTGGCCCGAGGTAGTCGTTCCAGGTGTTCACCAGCGTGATCAAAGCGAGGCTGGCCAGGGCGGGCACCGACAGCGGCAGCATGATCCGGCGGTAGATGCCGTATTCGCTCATTCCGTCGATGCGGGCCGCGTCCAGCAGTTCGTCCGGGATGCTCTCGTAGAACTGTTTCATCATGAACACGCCGATCGCACCGAACGCCTGCAGTGCCACGATCGACCAGATCGTGTCGGTGAGCTGGAACTTCGTCATCAGCACGAACTGCGGGACCATGTACGACGCCCACGGCACGGCCAGGGTGCCGATGTAGGCGAGGAACAACACGTCCCGCCCCGGAAACTGGATCTTCGAAAACCCGTACGCCGCGAAGCTGCCGGTGAGAAGTTGCAGGAAGGTGACGA from Actinoplanes derwentensis includes these protein-coding regions:
- a CDS encoding trans-sulfuration enzyme family protein; translated protein: MRPETRAVHVRVPVPDSTPLAAPLYQTSSFAFDDPALLAEGLNHPDRGYAYSRFTNPTVRALEEAVTGLEGGTAAIATASGMGAISLLLHGLLRAGDHVIAQHTLYGGTHAKLRDLADRYDIGVTFVTGHDPDEVRQAITARTRVLYLETIANPTGHSSDLPVLAPIAKAAGVLTIVDNTFVTPLFCRPIEHGADVVVHSVTKFLGGHSDVTGGVAVFADDALHRRVWEHAVEFGSVADPFAAWLTLRGIQTLPLRVERHAANVARVAGFLAGHPAVERVLWTGSPDHPSHAVAETYITGFPAPFCFDLAGGFDAGLHFQRSVRVIKLAASLGGTQTLILHPAGSTHRQLDEQQLAAASIGPGTIRIAVGIEHADDLIADLARAL
- a CDS encoding SDR family oxidoreductase; its protein translation is MVSFRLDGRVALVTGGNRGLGQACADALAEAGASVIAVGSKELDLATADLRGYVDGLDRLDILVNNAGIIRRTDAVDVTDDDWDDVFTVNVDAAFRLSQAAGRRMLAQGSGKIINIASMLSFQGGVRVPAYTASKHAILGLTKALANEWAGRGVNVNAIAPGYMATDNTAALRDDPVRSAAILDRIPAGRWGEPDDLKGAVVFLASDAARYVHGTVIPVDGGWLAR
- the iolB gene encoding 5-deoxy-glucuronate isomerase, coding for MEYKFHTNIPAAEGLNSLPFNPCSLLDFQLLKLAAGESWSGSSGDREILAVILGGTADFTVGGVEFDAVGGRADVFSGKPHSVYIPFNHDVTVTAVSDVEIALPSAPSDLDAEPYVIAPDQVAEGRWGAANFGRNFHQILTEIAQPDLPARRLIVGETFTPSGNWSTYPPHRHKTDDLPAEAAHEEMYYFRVAPQGGFGICRLYTDEGYEENFTVRDHGMHMMPEGYHTVVSAPGYTTYYLWFLAGTQRTQGAHEDTDLKWVGQTVPTLRNLGL
- a CDS encoding glycoside hydrolase family 88 protein, whose translation is MTAIADQTGAAVTAALRTIDANIEAFGERYPADTTTDDRYSPRPANTGWTTSFWPGMLWVAHDLSGEEQHRKAALAHVRSFVDRVDHGIDLDTHDLGFLYTLSCVTAWRRTRDPEAERAALSAADHLLRRVLPSAGIIQAWGDLADPRQQGRTIVDSLMNTPLLFWASRTSGDPKYAAAARRHAAQLREHLLRPDDTTYHTFYWDPATGEPLRGETEQGSGDESCWARGQAWGIYGFTLNHQYTGDPTLLAAAIRCADYFLAHLPADGVAHWDLIFAASGVDEERDSSAAAIAVNGLLELAPLVAPALGTRYRDAALRILHSLIEGYSTVSRPDSNALLLHGVYDKPKNVGVDEGNLWGDYFYMEALARVTRPGWKHPW
- a CDS encoding carbohydrate ABC transporter permease; its protein translation is MTTRIVRVLAYLALAAAGIVVLLPFYWMVMSSLKTNNDVFSIPVRWITSDPVWSNYADIWTRSEMTTWLGNTVFLSALVTFLQLLTGSFAAYGFSKIQFPGRDVLFLAYIGTLAVPWASYMVPQFVLMTKFQLTDTIWSIVALQAFGAIGVFMMKQFYESIPDELLDAARIDGMSEYGIYRRIMLPLSVPALASLALITLVNTWNDYLGPLLYLRSPDLWTIQLGLKSFISQYNAEYALIMTGSVLSVLPVVVIFLFGQRYFVEGVATTGLKG